In Actinoplanes octamycinicus, the genomic window TCGTGTGAACAAAGTACCCAGAAAGCCGATTCTCCGGTCACACACGACCGTGCAGGTACGGCGAGGGCGCTCCGAACACCAGCTCGGGCGGCACTCCCTCGGAGAGATCGTGCAGGACGACATGCTCCGCGAGGAGATAGCCCGCGCTTGCCGGCCACGCTACCGCATAGAGCCACATTCCCTTGGCCTCACTCACGTACGCGCTTCGATCCTCCGGTGACTTGACACACCACAGAGGAGTCGGGTGTCCGCCCACTTTGATCTTCGCGTGCGGACCGGATCCGGCGCCGTGGTCGGAGAGCGTCTCGGAGAGCAGATAGCCCGGGTCGAGGCCGGGGATGCCGGCGAACCGGGTGCCCAGGCCGACGCCCGGCTG contains:
- a CDS encoding DUF6758 family protein, with protein sequence MGVTVSCPRCAAQVRKPDLMHSNWRCDNCGDVPPFHVAEHISAEIVGTVLRESSAAPERIPLWGPWPLPPGWTVTGVGWAGDDRSGVRATALACSGPEPLGGGPADLVFIAEQPGVGLGTRFAGIPGLDPGYLLSETLSDHGAGSGPHAKIKVGGHPTPLWCVKSPEDRSAYVSEAKGMWLYAVAWPASAGYLLAEHVVLHDLSEGVPPELVFGAPSPYLHGRV